The DNA sequence CCGCGGGGTGTGTGGAGCGGTTGATCTCCGGCACCTCCAGGTGACTGCGGAGGTTGACGCCGTAGGTCGTCCGGATGTTGCCGGGGACGGACTGCCCGATCGTGTCGTGGACCGGGCCGCGTCCGGGGGGGACGGGTGTCATGACCGTGCCTCCGTGAGCCCGGGGATGAGGTCCGCCAGGTCGTCGACGACGATGTCCGCACCCTCTCGGAGCAGTACCTCACGCCCCGCACCGCGATCCACACCGACGACGCGCGCGAACCCGCCGGCGGCGCCGGCCTGCACGCCCGAGACGGCGTCCTCGATCACCGCGCAACGGCCCGCGGGCACGCCCAGCAGTTCTGCGGCCCGAAGGTAGGTGTCCGGGCGGGGCTTGCCGGGGATCCGATCCGCCTGGGCCATCAGGCCGTCGACGATGACCTCGAAACGGTCCAGCAATCCGGCCGCCTCGAGCACGGGGCGTGCGTTCTTGGAACTGGAGACCACGCAGGAGGCGATCCCGGCGGCGTCGAGGGCGTCGAGGTAGGCGACCGACCCCGGGTAGGGCTCGATCCCCTCGTCGAGCAGCTCGCGGAAGACGATGTTCTTGCGCTGACCCAGGCCGTTGATCGTGTCCGCGTCGGGCGAGTCCTCGTCGTCGCCCTCGGGGAGGGTGATGCCGCGCGCGGCGAGCATCGACGCGATACCCTCCACGCGGGGTTTGCCGTCGATGTAGTGGAAGTAGTCGGAGTCCGAGTACGGGGCGATCCCGCGGTCGGCGAAGTAGGCGGTGAACATCCGCTTCCACGCCTGCATGTGCTTCTCGGCGGTCGGGGTGATGACCCCGTCGAGGTCGAAGAGCACAGCATCGATGCCGTCATGGTCCATGTCGAATCCTGCTTCCGGGTCGGTGGGCCGATCGGGCTCAACCGGTGACGCATCAAGGGTAGACACCCGGCCCGGGGACCGAGCCCATCACCTCCCCCCGTGCGGCCCATCTCACTGAGGCGCGGGGGTGGAGGGCGGATCACCATGCCTCCACGCGGGCGACAATGCACCGTTGTCGGGTACCCGGTGGCACTATGGTCGATGACTCTGTACTAGAAGGAGAGAGATGCGACTTCGCACCCGCAATCCCCGCCGTGTCGCGATCGCCGGCCTCGCACTGGTCACCGCGGCCGCACTGACGGCCTGCACGTCCGACGACGAAGGGAACGGCGACGCCTCGGGCGACGCCCAGACCACGACGACCGTCAACGAGTCCGCGCCCCAGGCACCTCTCGACCAGCTGGTCCTGGGCGAGGGCGAGGCCCCCGGTGGCGGTGTGGTGCAGGTGATCGAGCCGGCTCTCCTCCAGGAGGCGGTCGACAAGCTCGTCGCCGACCAGGGCAAGCAGCTCATGGAGGACCCGGCGTGCGACAGGGTCTCCCGACTGGAGACGGTCTCGAACTTCGCGACCACCGACGGCCTGACCGCGGCGGTGCGGTACAAGCAGTCGGAGGAGGACGAGACCGAGCACCGTTTCGGGATCGGCATGGTGGGCGAGAAGCTCGACGACTTCATGGACCGCTCGCTGTACGAGGCCTGCACCTCCTCGCGGAGCACCACCAACCCGGACGTCGAGCTCGTCATGACCGTGGACGACGCCCCAGCCCTCGAGGGCGTCGAGGGCTTTCGGGTGACCAGCGACTTCATCACCACCCGGCCCGACGGCACCCGTTCGCTGAGCCGGGCCATCGCGATCCACGGCTACACCCGCGAGACCACCGTGAGCGTGGAGTACGCGGCCCGCGGCAACGACCCGGCGGCCAACCCGGTCCTGCCCTCCGCGGACGGCGCGCTGGATGCCATCTACCAGGCGCAGATGGCCAAGATCGCGACGGCCGAGTAGCAGGCTGTCGCCGGCACCTCAGCCGGCGACGGCACCCCGGTCATACGAAGAGAGCGTTCCGCGCACGTCGCCCCGGAGGCGGTGCGCGGAACGCTCTTCTCGTCGGCCCCCGGCCTGTCGCCGACAGAGCCGGGCGGCGCCCTACAGGTTGATCATGTGCCCGCTGACGCCCTCGATGGCCTCCTTCATGGCCTCCGACAGCGTCGGGTGGGTGTGCACGTTGCGCGCCACGTCCTCGGCGGTGAGGTCCCACATCTGGGCCAGCGTCAGCTCGGGCAGCAGCTCGGAGACGTCGGGGCCGATGAGGTGCCCGCCGAGCAGCTCACCGTGCGTCGCGTCGGCCACGATCTTGACGAACCCGACCGCGTGGCCGAGGCCCTGGGCCTTGCCGTTGGCCGAGAACGGGAACTTGCCCACCTTGACGTCGTACCCCTCGTCCCGGGCCTGCGCCTCGGTGAGCCCGAAGGAGGCCACTTGCGGCTGACAGAAGGTGGCGCGGGGCATCATCCGGTAGTCGCCCAGCGTCTGGGTCGGCGCGCCGGCCATGGTCTCCGCCGCCACGACGCCCTGCGCCTCGGCCACGTGGGCCAGCTGCAGCTTGGCCGTGACGTCGCCGAGCGCGTAGATGCCCTCGACATTGGTCCGCATGTGGTCGTCGATCGCGATGGCGCCGCGGTCGGTGAGCTCCACGCCGGTGTTCTCGAGCCCGTAACCCTCGACGCGGGGCGCGAATCCCACGGCCATCAGCACCTTGTCCACGGTCAGCGTCTGGGCCTTGCCCTCGTCGCCGTTCTTCTCGACCTCGACCTCGACCGAGTCGCCGTTGTCGGTGACCTTGGTGGTCTTGTGGCCGGTGAGGACCTTCACCCCGAGCTTCTTGTAGTGCTTGGCGATCTCCTTGGAGACCTCGGCGTCCTCGTTCGGCAGGAGGCCGTCCATGTATTCGACGATCGTCACCTCGACGCCGTAGTTGGCCATGACGTAGGCGAACTCCATGCCGATCGCGCCCGCACCCACGATCACGACCGAGTCCGGGAGCTCGCGGGAGAGGATCTGGTCCTCGTAGTCCACCACGTTCTCGCTCAACTCGATTCCGGGGAGCGTCTTGACCACGGAGCCGGTGGCGATGATGCAGTTGTCGAAGGTGTACGCGGTGCCGTCGACCTCGATCGTCTTGTCGTCGGTGAAGCTGCCGAAGCCGTCGATCTCGGTGATCTTGTTCTTCTTCATGAGGAAGTGGACACCCTTGACGATGCCCTCGGAGACCTTCCGGCTGCGGTCGTAGGCCGCGCCGAAGTCGAAGGACACATCACCGGAGATGCCGTAGGTCTTGGCCTCACGCAGCACCGTGTTGGCCAGCTCGGCGTTGCGGAGAAGCGCCTTGGAGGGGATGCACCCGACGTTGAGGCATACCCCGCCCCAGTACTTCTCCTCGATCACGGCCACTTTGAGGCCGAGCTGGGAGGCGCGGATTGCGGCGACGTAGCCACCGGGGCCCGCGCCGAGGACGATGAGGTCGTAATGAGTGTCAGCCACGCCACACAGGGTAGCGCTCCGGGCGGCCCGGATGAGCCGGAGCGATGCGGAACCCCACCCGAAATGACCGTCGCCGCCTCCTCCCGGGGGGAGGGGCGGCGACGGTACCCGCGTCGGGTGCGATCAGGACAGGTTGCCCAGGACCGACTTCAGCGCCGTGGCGACGAGGTTGCCGATGGTATCGGCGATCTGGTCGGTGATCGTCTGCGTGGAGCTTCCGGTACCGGTGGCGTTGCCGAGGGAGTCGGTGACCGAACCGAGGCTGAGAGAACCCATTGTGTATCTCCGTTTATCGAGTGCATTCCCGAGGGGTTCGAGAATGGCCGGGTCAGGCGACCCCTGCATGTCGTTGATGGTACTGACGCTACGGCTCGGTAACAAGAGCCTGTGTATTTCTTACCTCCGGTACGGATGTCCCCACGCCGCACACGGCATCATCGGGGCATGACCTCACCCGTATCGCCCGACAACTCACCCGCGTCAGCCGACCCGTACCTGCACCTCGAGGACGTCGATTCGGCCGAGGCTCTCGAGTGGGTCCGGGTACGTAGCGACCGCACCGTCGCGGACCTGGCCTCCGGCCCGGAGGCCGAGGCCGCCTACGCGCGCGCCCTCGAGATCCTCGACGCCACCGACCGCATCGCGTGGCCGGTCCTGCGGGGCCGGTACGCCTACACCTTCTGGCGGGATGCCGACCATCCCCGCGGGCTGTGGCGACGGGTGCCGTGGTCCGTGCTGGTCAGTGGCGCTCCGGGCGTCAATCACCCGGCCTGGGACACCCTCGTGGACGTGGACACCCTGGCGGCGGAGGAAGGGGTCAACTGGGTCTATTCGGGAGCGGTGGTCCGGCGTCCCGCCGACGACAGGGCGCTGCTTCGGCTCTCACGCGGGGGCGCGGACGCGGTGGAGGTCCGCGAGTTCGACCTGACCACCCGCCGGTTCGTCCCCGAGTCCGAAGGCGGGTTCCGACTGTCGGAGGCCAAGAGTTCGGTGTCCTGGGTGGACCGGGACACGCTGCTGCTGTCCTCACCGCTGGACCCGGAGGGATCGGACGCCACCGACTCCGGCTACCCGCGCCTGGCGAGGGTGTGGCACCGCGGGTCCGACCCGCTCGACGCCCCGGTCATCTTCTCCGGGCGGACGCAGGACGTGGCGGTGGGGGCCTCGTACGACCTCACTTCGGGCCGGTACACGGCCAGTCGCGCCCCGGACTTCCACTCCTCCGAGGAATGGTTCTGGTCCCCGGGGGTCGATCCCGCCACCACGGCGCCCCGCCGGATTCCGGTGCCCGAGGACTGTCGGGTGAGTTCCTGCGGGGACTGGTTGCTGCTGCGCCCGCGCACCGACCTCGAGGTCGCGGGCCGATCCCACCCCGGCGGTTCGGTCCTCGTGGTGCCGTGGTCCGCCGTCGACGCCGATCCCTCGCGACTGCCCGAGCCCGTCGTGCTGTTCTCCCCCACCCCCTCCACGACGGTCGAGGACGTGACCTGGGGCCGGGGCCGGATCCTGCTGACGATCCTCGACGACACCGAGTCCCGTCTCGAGGCGTACGCGATCCCCGGGTCGGCGGACGGGGCCTGGGAGCCCCGTCCGGTCGAAGGGCTACCGGACCACGTGTCGGTGGACGTGCTGTCCTGCGACCGCCTGTCCGGCCGGGGCGACGTCGGGGGCGACGACGAGGATGACGGGAACGAGCGCCCCCACCCCGATGACGCCGTCCTGGCGGTCTCCGGTCCGATCGTCCCGCCCTCGCTGGTGTTACTCCGCGCGGACGGCACCACCACCACACTCGGGTCCACCCCCGACCGTTTCGACGCCACCGGCATCGAGGTCTCCCGTCACACGGCTGTGAGTGACGACGGCACCTCGGTGCCGTACACCGTGATGCGGGGCCCCGGGCCCGACGGGCCCAGACCGACCATCCTCTACGGCTACGGCGGTTTCGAGGTGGCGATGCGACCGTCGTACGCGGCCCTGCGCGGGGCGCTCTGGCTCGCCGGAGGGGGCGCCTACGTGGTGGCGGGGATCCGGGGCGGCGGCGAGTACGGGCCCTCGTGGCATCAGTCCGCCGTCCGGGAGAACCGGCCCCGCGCGTTCGAGGACTTCGCGGCCGTCGCCCGGGCCCTCGTGACCACCGGGGTCACCACCCGCGACCAGCTGGGGGCGACCGGCGGATCCAACGGTGGCCTGCTCATGGGCGTCATGCTGACCCGATACCCGGAACTGTTCGGGGCCCTCGCGATCGCGGTCCCGCTCCTGGACATGCGGCGCTACCACCTGTTGCTCGCCGGCGCGTCCTGGATGGCCGAGTACGGCGACCCCGACTCGGACGACTGGGACGATTTCCTGGGCGCCTACTCGCCGTACCAGCACGTCCGACCGGCCACCGAGGGCCCGTACCCCCCGGTCCTCATGACCACCTCGACCCGGGACGACCGCGTGCACCCGGGCCACGCCCGCAAGATGACGGCCGCGCTCGAGGCGGCCGGGCACGAGGTCGCGTACTACGAGAACGTCGAGGGCGGCCACGCCGGCGCCGCCGACAATTCGCAGGAGGCCCGGAAGGCGGTGCTCACGTACGAGTTCTTCAGGCGTCGGCTGCCTCGTCGTCCCCAGGTGGGCTGAGCGCCACCTCCCGGTCCATCCAGGCCAGCACCCGGGCGACCACCTGCGCGGGTGTGCGCGCCCACGTGTTGTGGCCCAGCGCCTCCGGCTCCACCTCGAGGCAGGTCCGGGCGGCGGGGAGCATCGCCAGCAGCCCACGAGCGGCGCTCTCGGGGGCGAGTGGGTCGTCGGCGATCACCACCGACAGCGCCGGGACCGTGACGCGGGTCAGGCCCTCCCGGTAGTCGAGATCGGCGCGCGCCGGCTGCATGTCGCCCCGGGCCGCGAGACGGGACCAGTCACTGATGCGGTCGGCCGGGATCCGACCGCTCGCGCCGAAGAACCGTCCCGGGACGTGTCCCGCCAGCCATCCGATGGTGGGCAGGAGGATCGAGCCCAATCGCAGACGCCGTCCGATGCGCCGGGGGTACCCGCGGTGGAACGGGGACTGCGCCGCCACCGCCACCAGGCCCACCACCCGGGGATCGCGCCGCGCCAGGTGGTACACCCCGATCTGCGCGCCCATGCTGTGGCCCAGCAGCACCACCCGCCGCGCCCCGAACTCGCGCTGCATCGCGTCCAGCGCGAGCGGAACGTCCTCGGCGGCACTCTCGTGGTACCCGGCCGCTCCCCCGCCGCGGCCGATGCGGTGGGTACTCTCGCCCTGGCCCCTCAGTTCAGTGATCGCCACGTACACCCCGGCCGCGGCCAACGCCCTGGCCAGCGGCAGGTAATACCTGGCGCCGACCGCGATGCCTGGAAGCACCAGGACGGCGGGCCTGGTGCTTCCCGGGACGGCGGACTCCACCATGAGCAGCGGGCTCGTGCTGCCATCGGTGTGGCGAAGCTCGGTACGGCGCGGGTCGTCCGTCTTGGTCATGCGTACAGTTTGCCAGTGGGCCACCTCCGGAGCTCACCCCAGGGGGGTGGTCTCACGACGTCGTCCGCAGCGGGCGCGGGATCACCCCGCGCCCTGCGTGCGCCGGCCCGGCGCACCGCCTCGACACATGAGGACGGACCCCGCTCCACCGTGGTGGTGGGGCGGGGTCCGTCGGTTCCGGGACCCGAGGTCGCCGGGCGCGTCAGCCGATCAGATCGGGCCGTAGCGCGCGTTCATCGCCTGGGCCATCATCGGCCAGGACTGCTTGAGGTCGTCCTGCCAGTAGCCCCACGAGTGCGTGCCGTTGGGCGCGAAGTCGAACTGGGCCGGGATCTGCAGCTCGGCGAACCGGCGTGCGAGGTTGGCCGTGCAGTACTGCGTGGCCGCCTCGATGATGCCGCCGACGATCGCCTGGTTGGCCAGAGCCGGGATGCTGTTGCGCAGGCGCCAGTTCTCCAGGGATTCGTGCGGCCCGGGCAGGCCGTTGCCGGTGGAGATGAACATGGCCGGAAGGGTGCCGTTGTCGCGCTGGGCGACGAACTTGGGCGCCTGGGCGACCGGGTCGTTGGCCACCCAGCCCGGACCGGGGTAGGGCCCCCACATGTTGTCGAGGTTCGCCCCGCCACGCATGCCGGTGACGATATTGATGAACTGGTAGCCGATCGGGGTCGAGGTCTCGGCACATCCCGAGTACGAGCCGATGGCCTGGAACCGGCCGGGGTGGTTCTGGGCGATCGTCAGGACCGATGTGGCGGTCATGGAGATCGCGGCGAGGCTGCGCTTGCGGTTCGGGTAGTTGCCGCCGTACCGGCCCTCGAAGAGGGTCGGGAGCTCCTGGGCGAGGTAGGTCTCGAACGCCATCGGGCGGTCGGTCTCGCGGGCGTAGCGGGTCTGGACGTTGGGGTCGTGGCGCTGCCAGTCCGTGTAGTAGGAGAAGGCTCCACCGATCGGGGTGACGGTCCAGACGTCCTTGTCCGACATGAAGGCCCGGACGTCCGACTGCGCCTGCCAGGTGGCCGAGTCCTCTCCACCACCGGCGCCGTTGACGAGGTAGAGCACCGGCGCGCCGTTGTTCCCGTCACGCGGGCGCTGCACGATGTTCGGGACCTCGATGGCCATCTTGTCCGACCACACCGAGACGATCAGTCGACCGTCGGGGAGCTGGGTCTCGACGACCTTGTTCTGGGCGGTGGCCTTGGTGTACTGGATGTTTCCACCCTGTGCCTGGGCCGTGCCCGTGGCAACGACGGGGACCATGGCCGCGGCGATGGTCGCCGCAGCGACCTTGGTGCCCAACCGACCGCTCTTGACTGAACGCATATTCCGACGCCTAACCTTCTCGTTGTTCACAGACGGACTCGGGCAGACCCGCACTGCACAGCTAACCCGATTCCCAGTAGTCACACAAGACCCACTAAGCACACTCCCGGTGGAAGCGCGCCTGCAGGACCGAGTCTCGCGCCCGCGGGGCACCTATCCGAGGATTCCATACCCGGGCGGCCCGTCGGTAACCGCGGGACCACCCTTGCGGTTCACGTCAACATTATCGACGCCGGCCGGCCCGCTGTTACGGATATGAACAAATTCCTATACAACCTTCGGGGCCCGGGCCTGGGCGCCACACCGATCGGGACACGAGAAAGGGCCCCGGGCACAGCCCGGAGCCCCCATCCCGTTCAGCCGAAAGACTCAGGCCATGAAGCCGGCGTCGAAGGCCTTCTGGAAGTCGCCGCCGAGGAAGTAGCCGATCCCCTTGACGATGTTGTTGGTGTTGCCGACAAGGCCGCCAGCGAGGTCGACGATGCCGTCCTTGCCGAAGATGTCGCCGATGGAACCGAGATCGATGCCCATGATGTTCTCCCTGAGTGCTGCAATCCGGCGAGATCCGGATCAGTGAATGATGCTGAGATCGGCTGCTGTGCGCCGCAGCCGGGGCGTTCGCGCCGGAGCGCTACGGCCGGGGCCTGTCAGGCGGAGACGTCGTCCCCGCCGAGGCTGCCGAGCGCGTCGATGAAGCCGTCGCCCGTGATCGAACCGGTGAAGCCGACGACGCCGTCGATGAGGTTCTTGACCGCGGTGAGGGCGGCGCTGATGGCGCTGAAGTCAGGCATGTGTGTCTCCCTTTGAAAGTGGTGCCCCGGCTCATGGGGCCAGAGTCAGAGTAATCTGAGCGACTCTGATGTCAATTGTGACGTCCGTCTCCCCCCCGCCGAGGTGACGACGAGGCGAACTGAGGCCACCCTTAGTGGTCCAGATCACGGATGCGAGGAAATCCTAACATCCGTTCTCAACTGCGCAAACCATTCAAATGAATGCGCATACGCTGTTGAGTGAGCTTCTCCTCACCAGGGCATGAGCGCACGGGCTGTTCACCCCCGGGACATCTCCACTTTCCGGGCCTCCTCCGACACGAATGCGGCCCGCGCGAGGGAGATCGCGCGGGCCGCTCCTCGTGCCGGGGGCATGGCCGCCCCCGGCAGGCTCAGGTCACCACATCATGAAGCCGCCGGCGAGGGCCTCCTCGAAGTCTCCTCCGGTGAAGTAGGCCAGGCCGGAGAAGAGGTCTCCGAACGCGCCGAGGAAGTCGTTGACAAAGCCGAGGGCGTCACTGACGCCGATGAGGGATCCGAACTCGGGGAAGAACATGGTGCACTCCTGGGTCTGCTGGGTGTGTGTCTCTGGAGAAGGTGACTCTGGGATCGGCCGGCGGGATCAGTCGGCGCTGATGCTCGACAGTGCATCGAAGAAGTCGTTCATGCCCCCCTCGCCTCCCAGCGACCCGGTGAATGTGACGACGGCTCCGAGGATGTCGGTGATCCCTCCGAAGAGGTCTGACAGCTGACCGAAGTCGGGCATGGTGTTCTCCGTTCTCGTGCGCTCACGGCGCCCTCTGAGGCGCCTGACAGCGACTCTAAAAAGAGACACATGTCCATCACAATGGACGAAACCGCACCTTAACCGCAGATCACAGGCTCTTTACGCGAAGCCCGATAGATGACGTCCGTGTTACACGCCGTCACGAGGAGCGCGGGACGAGCAGCCCCCGAGGACCGCCCCGAACCGGGCCCGAACCGGCCCCGACCCGGCCCGGGAGCGGTCGGCACACACGGTCCCCAGCACGCGACAAGGCCGTGGCCCGCACCGGAGTGCCTCCCGGTGCGGGCCACGGCCCCACTGCGTGGTCGGGCTGGACTAGAAGCCCATGCCACCCATCTCGTCGCCACCCGGCATCGCGGGCGCGGCGGGCTCGGGCTTGTCGGCCACGACGGCCTCCGTGGTGAGGAAGAGCGCCGCGATGGAGGCGGCGTTCTGCAGCGCGGAGCGGGTCACCTTGACCGGGTCGTTGATGCCGGCCTCCAGCAGGTCCTGGTACTCGCCGGTGGCCGCGTTGAGGCCCTGGGCACCCGGGAGGCTGCGGACCTTCTCCGCCACGACGCCGGGCTCGAGGCCGGCGTTGAAGGCGATCTGCTTGAGCGGGGCGCTCAGCGCGAACTTGACGATCTTCGCGCCGGTGGCCTCCTCGCCCTCGAGGGACAGGCCGTCGACGGCGACCTCGGACTTGACCAGGGCGACGCCGCCGCCGGCGACGATGCCCTCCTCGACCGCGGCCTTGGCGTTGCGGACCGCGTCCTCGATGCGGTGCTTGCGCTCCTTGAGCTCGACCTCGGTGGCGGCGCCCGCCTTGATCACGGCGACGCCGCCGGCGAGCTTCGCGAGACGCTCCTGGAGCTTCTCCCGATCGTAATCCGAGTCGGAGTTCTCGATCTCGGCGCGGATCTGGTTGACCCGTCCCTCGATCTGGGCCTGGTCTCCCGAGCCCTCGACGATGGTGGTCTCGTCCTTGGTCACGACGACCTTGCGCGCCTTGCCGAGCATCGAGATGTCAGCGGTCTCGAGCGACAGGCCGACCTCCTCGGAGATGACCTGCCCGCCGGTGAGGATCGCGATGTCCTGCAGCATGGCCTTGCGCCGGTCGCCGAAGCCCGGAGCCTTCACGGCGACGGACTTGAAGGTTCCGCGGATCTTGTTGACGACGAGGGTGGACAGCGCCTCACCCTCGACGTCCTCGGCGATGATGAGCAGGGACTTGCCCTCGCCGATGACCTTCTCCAGCAGCGGGAGGAGGTCCTTGACGGTGGAGACCTTGCCCGAGACCAGCAGGACGTACGGATCCTCCATGACCGCCTCCTGGCGCTCGGGATCCGTCATGAAGTACTGCGAGATGTAGCCCTTGTCGAAGCGCATACCCTCGGTGAGCTCGAGATCCAGGCCGAAGGTCTGGGACTCCTCGACCGTGATCACGCCCTCCTTGCCGACCTTGTCCATCGCCTGCGCGATGAGCTCGCCGATCGCCGGGTCGGCGGCGGAGATGCCGGCGGTCGCGGCGATCTGCTCCTTGGTCTCGATCTCCTTGGCGGAGTCGATCAGGTGCGCGGTGACGGCCTCGACGGCCTTCTCGATCCCGCGCTTGATGCCCATGGGGTTGGCACCGGCGGCCACGTTGCGCAGGCCCTCGCGCACGAGTGCCTGGGCCAGGACGGTGGCGGTGGTGGTGCCGTCGCCCGCGACGTCGTCGGTCTTCTTGGCGACCTCCTTGACGAGCTCCGCACCGATCTTCTCGTACGGGTCCTCGAGCTCGATCTCCTTGGCGATGGAGACGCCGTCGTTGGTGATCGTGGGGGCGCCCCACTTCTTCTCCAGCACGACGTTGCGCCCCTTGGGGCCGAGCGTGACCTTCACGGCGTCGGCGAGCTGGTTGAGACCGCTCTCCAAGCCGCGGCGGGCCTCTTCATCGAACGCGATCATCTTTGCCATTGGGTGAATCATCCTCCGGGTGTGGGGTGACACGTATGTGGTCGGCGTCGGCGCCCGCGACGGACGGTGCGGACCGTGTCAGATCCGCGCCTCACCTTGCGACCTCAGTTCAGGTGTTGCTGGCACTCAGGGTAGCCGAGTGCCAAGCGCTTTTCTAGCACTCGCCCCCGACGAGTGCAAAGGGCCCGGGGCACTGTTCGCGACGGGCGAACGACACGCGCGCCGGAGCCCGGTCCCCTACCATCGAGACGCGATCCCGCCCCATCCCCGTCGGAAGGCCACCCATGTCCCCCGAGTCCGCGCCCGTCGGCACCATCGAGAACTCGATCGAGATCGACGCCCCACCCGCCCGGGTCTGGGAGGTCGTCTCCGAGGTCCGCAACGCACCGCAGTGGAGCACCCAGGCGTACAAGGTCGTCGCAC is a window from the Dietzia sp. JS16-p6b genome containing:
- a CDS encoding alpha/beta fold hydrolase — its product is MTKTDDPRRTELRHTDGSTSPLLMVESAVPGSTRPAVLVLPGIAVGARYYLPLARALAAAGVYVAITELRGQGESTHRIGRGGGAAGYHESAAEDVPLALDAMQREFGARRVVLLGHSMGAQIGVYHLARRDPRVVGLVAVAAQSPFHRGYPRRIGRRLRLGSILLPTIGWLAGHVPGRFFGASGRIPADRISDWSRLAARGDMQPARADLDYREGLTRVTVPALSVVIADDPLAPESAARGLLAMLPAARTCLEVEPEALGHNTWARTPAQVVARVLAWMDREVALSPPGDDEAADA
- the lpdA gene encoding dihydrolipoyl dehydrogenase — encoded protein: MADTHYDLIVLGAGPGGYVAAIRASQLGLKVAVIEEKYWGGVCLNVGCIPSKALLRNAELANTVLREAKTYGISGDVSFDFGAAYDRSRKVSEGIVKGVHFLMKKNKITEIDGFGSFTDDKTIEVDGTAYTFDNCIIATGSVVKTLPGIELSENVVDYEDQILSRELPDSVVIVGAGAIGMEFAYVMANYGVEVTIVEYMDGLLPNEDAEVSKEIAKHYKKLGVKVLTGHKTTKVTDNGDSVEVEVEKNGDEGKAQTLTVDKVLMAVGFAPRVEGYGLENTGVELTDRGAIAIDDHMRTNVEGIYALGDVTAKLQLAHVAEAQGVVAAETMAGAPTQTLGDYRMMPRATFCQPQVASFGLTEAQARDEGYDVKVGKFPFSANGKAQGLGHAVGFVKIVADATHGELLGGHLIGPDVSELLPELTLAQMWDLTAEDVARNVHTHPTLSEAMKEAIEGVSGHMINL
- a CDS encoding prolyl oligopeptidase family protein encodes the protein MTSPVSPDNSPASADPYLHLEDVDSAEALEWVRVRSDRTVADLASGPEAEAAYARALEILDATDRIAWPVLRGRYAYTFWRDADHPRGLWRRVPWSVLVSGAPGVNHPAWDTLVDVDTLAAEEGVNWVYSGAVVRRPADDRALLRLSRGGADAVEVREFDLTTRRFVPESEGGFRLSEAKSSVSWVDRDTLLLSSPLDPEGSDATDSGYPRLARVWHRGSDPLDAPVIFSGRTQDVAVGASYDLTSGRYTASRAPDFHSSEEWFWSPGVDPATTAPRRIPVPEDCRVSSCGDWLLLRPRTDLEVAGRSHPGGSVLVVPWSAVDADPSRLPEPVVLFSPTPSTTVEDVTWGRGRILLTILDDTESRLEAYAIPGSADGAWEPRPVEGLPDHVSVDVLSCDRLSGRGDVGGDDEDDGNERPHPDDAVLAVSGPIVPPSLVLLRADGTTTTLGSTPDRFDATGIEVSRHTAVSDDGTSVPYTVMRGPGPDGPRPTILYGYGGFEVAMRPSYAALRGALWLAGGGAYVVAGIRGGGEYGPSWHQSAVRENRPRAFEDFAAVARALVTTGVTTRDQLGATGGSNGGLLMGVMLTRYPELFGALAIAVPLLDMRRYHLLLAGASWMAEYGDPDSDDWDDFLGAYSPYQHVRPATEGPYPPVLMTTSTRDDRVHPGHARKMTAALEAAGHEVAYYENVEGGHAGAADNSQEARKAVLTYEFFRRRLPRRPQVG
- a CDS encoding alpha/beta hydrolase family protein: MRSVKSGRLGTKVAAATIAAAMVPVVATGTAQAQGGNIQYTKATAQNKVVETQLPDGRLIVSVWSDKMAIEVPNIVQRPRDGNNGAPVLYLVNGAGGGEDSATWQAQSDVRAFMSDKDVWTVTPIGGAFSYYTDWQRHDPNVQTRYARETDRPMAFETYLAQELPTLFEGRYGGNYPNRKRSLAAISMTATSVLTIAQNHPGRFQAIGSYSGCAETSTPIGYQFINIVTGMRGGANLDNMWGPYPGPGWVANDPVAQAPKFVAQRDNGTLPAMFISTGNGLPGPHESLENWRLRNSIPALANQAIVGGIIEAATQYCTANLARRFAELQIPAQFDFAPNGTHSWGYWQDDLKQSWPMMAQAMNARYGPI
- a CDS encoding HAD family phosphatase, with amino-acid sequence MDHDGIDAVLFDLDGVITPTAEKHMQAWKRMFTAYFADRGIAPYSDSDYFHYIDGKPRVEGIASMLAARGITLPEGDDEDSPDADTINGLGQRKNIVFRELLDEGIEPYPGSVAYLDALDAAGIASCVVSSSKNARPVLEAAGLLDRFEVIVDGLMAQADRIPGKPRPDTYLRAAELLGVPAGRCAVIEDAVSGVQAGAAGGFARVVGVDRGAGREVLLREGADIVVDDLADLIPGLTEARS
- the groL gene encoding chaperonin GroEL (60 kDa chaperone family; promotes refolding of misfolded polypeptides especially under stressful conditions; forms two stacked rings of heptamers to form a barrel-shaped 14mer; ends can be capped by GroES; misfolded proteins enter the barrel where they are refolded when GroES binds), which codes for MAKMIAFDEEARRGLESGLNQLADAVKVTLGPKGRNVVLEKKWGAPTITNDGVSIAKEIELEDPYEKIGAELVKEVAKKTDDVAGDGTTTATVLAQALVREGLRNVAAGANPMGIKRGIEKAVEAVTAHLIDSAKEIETKEQIAATAGISAADPAIGELIAQAMDKVGKEGVITVEESQTFGLDLELTEGMRFDKGYISQYFMTDPERQEAVMEDPYVLLVSGKVSTVKDLLPLLEKVIGEGKSLLIIAEDVEGEALSTLVVNKIRGTFKSVAVKAPGFGDRRKAMLQDIAILTGGQVISEEVGLSLETADISMLGKARKVVVTKDETTIVEGSGDQAQIEGRVNQIRAEIENSDSDYDREKLQERLAKLAGGVAVIKAGAATEVELKERKHRIEDAVRNAKAAVEEGIVAGGGVALVKSEVAVDGLSLEGEEATGAKIVKFALSAPLKQIAFNAGLEPGVVAEKVRSLPGAQGLNAATGEYQDLLEAGINDPVKVTRSALQNAASIAALFLTTEAVVADKPEPAAPAMPGGDEMGGMGF